Proteins co-encoded in one Zygotorulaspora mrakii chromosome 5, complete sequence genomic window:
- a CDS encoding uncharacterized protein (similar to Saccharomyces cerevisiae RBS1 (YDL189W); ancestral locus Anc_7.304), which produces MLTALFHKPNDRQFVIALENSILSFIDSNADSCELAPMNSYFRLLSHQIAEYHNVKHALARSHDNCVIVFKGHGFVKSMRKPLLQNCLP; this is translated from the coding sequence ATGCTCACTGCGTTGTTTCACAAACCTAATGATCGTCAATTCGTTATAGCAttagaaaattcaatacTATCATTTATTGATTCAAATGCAGATTCCTGTGAGCTAGCTCCAATGAACTCTTATTTCAGGTTGTTATCCCATCAAATTGCTGAATATCATAATGTGAAGCACGCTTTAGCTAGGTCTCATGATAATTGTGTCATCGTATTCAAAGGGCATGGGTTTGTCAAATCAATGAGAAAGCCGCTCTTACAGAATTGCCTCCCCTAG
- the RDI1 gene encoding Rdi1p (similar to Saccharomyces cerevisiae RDI1 (YDL135C); ancestral locus Anc_7.303) — translation MTEEAGNFSQLEEEQPNDNYKVAAKKTVDEYKNLDAEDESLAKWKESLGLRSDVLPLEFPGDKRRVVVQKIQLLVDTEPEPISFDLTNETTIKELASKRHKVKEKSTYKLRITFKVQHEIITGLRYVQYIKKAGIAVDKIDDHLGSYAPSTKSKPFYEVELPESEAPSGFIARGNYSAVSKFIDDDKTTHLTLNWGVEITKR, via the coding sequence ATGACAGAGGAAGCTGGCAATTTTAGTCAATTGGAGGAGGAGCAACCCAACGACAATTACAAAGTCGCGGCTAAGAAGACGGTCGACGAGTACAAGAATTTGGACGCGGAGGATGAGTCACTAGCCAAGTGGAAGGAATCTTTAGGCTTGCGATCAGACGTATTACCTCTGGAGTTTCCTGGTGACAAAAGACGGGTCGTTGTGCAAAAGATACAGCTGTTGGTGGATACTGAACCGGAACCAATTAGTTTTGACTTAACTAACGAAACAACTATCAAAGAACTAGCCTCGAAACGTCATaaggtgaaagaaaaatcaactTACAAATTGCGCATTACTTTTAAAGTGCAACATGAAATTATTACTGGCTTAAGGTATGTCCAGTACATTAAAAAGGCTGGCATTGCAGTTGATAAGATCGATGACCACCTGGGCTCCTATGCGCCAAGCACAAAATCCAAACCCTTTTATGAGGTTGAACTTCCAGAAAGTGAAGCTCCTAGCGGGTTTATTGCCAGGGGTAATTATAGCGCTGTGTCCAAGTTCATCGATGATGACAAGACTACCCATCTTACATTGAATTGGGGTGTCGAAATTACAAAGAGATGA
- the UFD2 gene encoding ubiquitin-ubiquitin ligase UFD2 (similar to Saccharomyces cerevisiae UFD2 (YDL190C); ancestral locus Anc_7.305) produces the protein MPLIEQIFCVTTGQSGGEGYDVVHSEELDKDVLSVEDVDTLLLCQLTENENLTEPFAYLNACFKRCQQQKRVNKGQLSDSLQATFQEVDRLVIGYGLVAFQIENFCIHGNIINYIRQIVKNVDIYSDFISQLIQRANLEGTLPDFVESFFPNLVKYLTKELQYFDLNDSQTYNAVLTIYEIFLSYKCVASTFTKISSFFAKFDCKPSEFEKTTLLGPILTLSPLNPNVALRNYGENLERTPQQKKVIHESLQAEHKVIVDRLFFIVDRLLRGSLESRNDLLSYFAQIVNKNHLRRGDHANQSKLASNAFMTNISVILIKFSQPFLDVSYKKLDKIDVNYFNNLNFFIDLSGETRINSDFEEADEFYDKNRKSDDCKPNFISDCFFLSFTYLHYGIGGTLLYDEKITPQIKRIKQEIDRIKGISQSQELFASFASMRIQQMEKSLKITQGIKDAIQGFFSNKSLQLEVFDFICGASTFLIRVIDPEHQYPFQPINLPLIPDQVGVENVDNADYLRAHAPIPFKYYPEYIVEGPVNYSVYISQYTSSPVFRNPRLQSFVEFSTMILRCPELVSNPHLKGKLVQLMSIGAMPLADDSPGFMMDIFENNELVRNNLLYAFLDFYVIVEKTGSSSQFYDKFNSRYSISIVLEQLYHRIPLYREQLVWQSKNNSDFFVRFVARMLNDLTFLLDEGLSNLAEVHNIQIELENRSRGLTQVREEDEKELRSKLASAERQAKSSIGLADKSITLFELYTRDIPGAFVTPEIVDRLAGMLDHNLESLVGKKCGELKVRDPQQYSFNPKELLRSLTTVYIHLSDEHEFIAAVARDGRSFRKELFERAVHILARKTGLVSDVFCHKLLKFAENAEQERLLEEEEDSSYGDVPEEFLDPLMYTIMKDPVTLPTSKVNIDRSTIKAHLLSDSTDPFNRMPLKLEQVIPNETLKQRIIDYKREKKTAK, from the coding sequence ATGCCACTAATCGAGCAAATCTTTTGTGTCACTACCGGCCAATCTGGAGGCGAGGGCTACGATGTGGTTCACTCCGAGGAACTCGATAAAGATGTACTGAGCGTAGAGGATGTGGACACTTTGCTACTGTGCCAATTAACTGAAAATGAGAATCTGACAGAACCATTTGCTTATCTAAATGCGTGCTTCAAAAGATGCCAGCAACAGAAGAGAGTTAATAAAGGACAACTCTCAGATTCTCTACAAGCTACGTTCCAAGAGGTTGACAGGTTAGTGATTGGGTATGGGCTGGTTGCGTTTCAAATAGAAAACTTCTGCATACATGGTAATATAATCAATTATATTAGGCAAATAGTAAAAAATGTGGACATTTACTCGGATTTCATATCACAGTTGATTCAACGAGCCAATCTGGAAGGAACCTTGCCTGATTTCGTGGAAAGTTTCTTCCCAAATCTAGTGAAATATCTCACGAAGGAATTACagtattttgatttgaatgattcGCAGACATACAACGCGGTTTTGACGATTTATGAGATTTTCTTATCATATAAATGTGTGGCATCGACTTtcaccaaaatttcttctttttttgccaaGTTCGATTGTAAACCAagtgaatttgaaaagaccACACTTTTGGGTCCAATTTTAACATTATCCCCACTTAATCCAAATGTTGCTCTTCGAAACTATGGTGAAAATTTAGAGCGTACTCCGCAACAAAAGAAAGTCATTCATGAATCCCTACAGGCTGAACATAAGGTCATTGTGGACAGATTGTTTTTCATTGTGGACAGGCTTCTACGAGGATCTCTTGAATCGCGCAATGATTTATTGAGCTATTTTGCTCAAATTGTTAACAAAAACCACCTAAGAAGGGGTGATCACGCCAATCAGAGTAAATTGGCATCAAATGCATTTATGACAAATATTTCAGTCATattgatcaaattttcCCAGCCTTTTTTGGACGTTTCTTACAAGAAACTTGATAAGATTGATGTAAATTATTTTAATAatctaaattttttcattgatttaTCAGGGGAAACAAGAATTAACtctgattttgaagaggcGGATGAGTTCTACGAtaaaaacagaaaaagtGACGATTGTAAACCCAATTTTATTTCggattgtttttttttatcatttacATACTTGCATTATGGTATTGGCGGTACTTTGCTATACGATGAAAAGATCACTCCTCAAATCAAAAGGatcaaacaagaaattgaCAGAATCAAAGGTATATCGCAATCACAAGAACTGTTCGCATCATTTGCTTCAATGCGAATTCAACAGATGGAAAAATCTTTAAAAATAACTCAAGGTATTAAAGATGCAATTCAaggatttttttcaaataaatcCTTGCAGTTGGAAgtatttgattttatttGTGGGGCTTCAACATTTCTGATCAGAGTGATCGATCCTGAACACCAATACCCATTCCAGCCTATTAATTTACCATTGATACCAGATCAAGTTGGTGTGGAAAACGTTGATAATGCTGATTATTTGAGAGCGCATGCTCCTATTCCGTTCAAATATTATCCAGAGTATATCGTAGAGGGACCAGTCAACTATTCGGTGTACATTTCTCAATATACTTCATCGCCTGTGTTCAGAAACCCACGGTTACAGTCTTttgttgaattttcaacTATGATTTTACGTTGTCCTGAATTGGTCTCTAATCCGCATTTAAAAGGTAAACTGGTTCAGTTGATGAGTATTGGTGCCATGCCTTTAGCTGATGACTCTCCGGGCTTCATGATGgatatttttgagaatAATGAATTGGTAAGAAATAATTTACTGTATGCATTCTTGGATTTTTATGTGATTGTGGAAAAAACGGGTTCATCCTCACAATTTtatgataaattcaatagCAGATATAGCATTTCAATCGTTTTGGAACAGCTATATCATAGAATACCTCTTTATCGTGAGCAGCTGGTTTGgcaatcaaaaaataattcagatttttttgttcgATTCGTTGCACGTATGCTAAATGATTTGACATTTTTGCTTGATGAAGGTTTAAGCAATTTGGCAGAAGTTCATAATATTCAAATTGAGTTAGAGAATAGATCTCGAGGTCTAACTCAGGTtagagaagaagatgagaaagaATTACGTTCGAAATTGGCATCCGCAGAAAGACAAGCAAAATCTTCTATAGGGTTAGCTGATAAATCCATTACACTATTTGAACTATACACGAGGGATATACCTGGGGCATTCGTAACACcagaaattgttgatagaTTAGCCGGTATGCTAGATCATAATTTAGAATCACTAGTTGGTAAAAAATGTGGTGAATTGAAAGTAAGAGATCCTCAACAATATTCGTTCAACCCAAAAGAGTTACTGAGATCTCTGACTACTGTTTATATCCATTTGTCAGATGAGCATGAATTTATCGCGGCCGTTGCACGAGATGGGAGATCATTTAGAAAAGAGTTGTTTGAACGTGCAGTTCATATATTAGCAAGAAAGACTGGATTGGTGTCGGATGTGTTCTGTCACAagttattgaaatttgcaGAAAATGCAGAACAGGAAAGACTATTagaagaggaggaagattCCAGCTATGGAGATGTTCCTGAAGAATTTCTGGATCCATTAATGTATACCATAATGAAAGATCCTGTGACGTTGCCTACATCTAAAGTTAACATTGATAGAAGTACAATAAAGGCACATTTGTTAAGTGATTCCACAGATCCTTTTAATAGAATGCCTTTAAAATTGGAGCAAGTCATTCCCAATGAGACGCTAAAGCAAAGGATAATAGATtataaaagagaaaagaaaactgcCAAATAG
- a CDS encoding 60S ribosomal protein uL29 (similar to Saccharomyces cerevisiae RPL35A (YDL191W) and RPL35B (YDL136W); ancestral locus Anc_7.306): MAGVKAYELRTKSKEQLENQLVDLKKELAELKVQKLSKPSLPKIKTVRKDIARVLTVLTQQQREAVRQLYQGKKYQPKDLRAKKTRALRRALTKFEATRITEKQRKKQIAFPQRKYAIKA; encoded by the exons ATG GCCGGTGTCAAAGCTTACGAACTAAGAACCAAATCCAAGGAGCAATTGGAAAACCAATTGGTTGACttgaaaaaggaattgGCTGAACTtaaagttcaaaaattgtctAAACCATCTTTGCCAAAGATTAAAACCGTCAGAAAGGACATTGCCCGTGTCTTGACTGTCTTGACCCAACAACAAAGAGAAGCTGTCAGACAATTATACCAAGGTAAGAAATATCAACCAAAGGACTTGAGAGCTAAGAAGACCAGAGCTTTGAGAAGAGCTTTGACCAAATTTGAAGCCACAAGAATCACTGAaaagcaaagaaagaagcaaATTGCTTTTCCACAAAGAAAATATGCTATCAAAGCTTAA